From Apium graveolens cultivar Ventura chromosome 9, ASM990537v1, whole genome shotgun sequence, the proteins below share one genomic window:
- the LOC141682542 gene encoding uncharacterized protein LOC141682542, with protein sequence MAMLTTLQLPPNQTFLPKIKPLTTIKPTPTHCIASSNKTQFPIIFNIKNAKTSALIATGLALTALVGPATAGELALTEPTNALSLPTWAIHVSSVAEWVIAMALVWQYGEESGYESWKGLSWGMVPLLGGAFCACTWHFFYNSESLDVLVALQAALTVIGNGTMCIAAYRIYKSTKGGQEKV encoded by the exons ATGGCAATGCTTACAACTCTACAGCTCCCACCAAACCAAACATTTCTCCCAAAAATCAAACCTTTAACAACAATCAAACCAACCCCAACTCATTGCATAGCATCATCCAACAAAACCCAGTTCCCAATCATCTTCAATATCAAGAATGCTAAGACATCAGCTCTAATTGCAACTGGGCTTGCATTAACAGCCCTTGTGGGCCCAGCCACTGCTGGTGAGTTGGCATTGACAGAGCCCACCAATGCTCTCTCTTTGCCCACTTGGGCCATTCATGTCTCCAGTGTTGCTGAATG GGTAATTGCAATGGCATTAGTTTGGCAATATGGAGAGGAATCTGGTTATGAATCTTGGAAAGGACTTTCTTGGGGTATG GTGCCCTTGCTTGGTGGAGCCTTTTGCGCCTGCACTTGGCATTTCTTTTATAACTCCGAGTCTTTAGAT GTACTTGTAGCTCTTCAAGCTGCATTAACAGTTATCGGCAATGGAACAATGTGCATTGCTGCATACCGTATATACAAGTCAACAAAGGGTGGCCAAGAGAAAGTGTGA